The region GTCCCCGCAGGGTAAGTAGGAGGTATAGAGCTGGCATCCTTCTCCCCTTCAAGGTTTCTGAGTGGGGACTTGTGTAAATGTTCTGAACTGTGCTCTTCTCTATATCAGGTCAGGTTTTGAGTGCCCACGTCTCTGGCAGAGTGGTGATGAAGAGTTATCTAAGTGGAATGCCAGAGTGCAAGTTTGGCATGAATGACAAGATTGTCATTGAAAAACAGGGCAAAGGGACTGCAGATGAAACGGGGAAAAGGTAAGAGGCATTGGGGTAAAAGCCACTTGCCATCAGAGACTATTATAAAAGGGCAGCACTTAGTTGATTTTTCTGATCTGACAAAGCtcatctcttcttcccttcaACTATTACCGCTAATTTTTCCCTGGGTGGGTCAGTTGTCATGCAAGCTGCCAGCCTGGAGGCCTCAATACAGAGGGCTTCTCTGCAGCAGGGCTAATGTGAGCAGGTGGAGCATCATCTTTGTATAGCTGTGAAGACAGACACCATGGGTAAGTGCTAGGAGCTCTTCAAATATTAAGATTCAAACACAGTGTTAAGTGTGGAGTTCTCGCAGCTGGAAACACTTCCGCAAGATTAATTTTCCCAGAACTTGTGTCTCTAGCAGTTCTAGTCAGTGCAGAGACCCTTACTGATAGGATGCAGTAGTGGTGCTGCCAAGGAACAGTGAAGGAACCCCTCTGACTATAGCCTGCTCTACCCAGGCTGTTCCCACAAACAGCTGACAGACTAATACTGGGTAAGCTCCTCCTGCTGACATACAGGTGGTCAGTGGCTCTGTGGGTTGGAGGCTCATCCCTTCCAAGAGTCCAGCTaccttccttcccagctgcatCTCAGTCAGTACCCACGCTGAAGCTGAAAATAGATCTTATGCTTTTTCCAGCCTTCCTGCTTGGGGTGAAGAGATAAAAGCAAAGGGAATGCCACTTTTCTCTGACTAACCATTTGCAACTCAACTGTGTTTCTCcttggtggttgtttttgttttgatgctttaattgtgttttggtttggggtttttttgctgacCCCCAGTGAATTGGGAAGGTAGATAACCTTCAGCTATGTGTGCACTCTGCTCTCCCCTTGTCTCTTGCTTTGTGTGACTTGTGCATGTAACTTGGATCTTGGACACTTTCCATGATGGTTCCTGTAAATGGAGCTGAGCTGCTATTTGCCTTTTCTCTGAACAAGCCAAGAGCTATCGCTTCACTGTCACCTTTAAGCCATTTTCCTGCACCTGAATCTAGCTAGTAAAATGGATAAGCCTGAGGTGGCTGCCCAGTGGAGATACATTCTAGTGAAAATGTATTGTGTGTAGGCCTCTGAAGAGTCAGTAACACTGTCCAAAATCTTCTGTGCCATGAGTGCCTTTGCCTGTAAATGAGCTAGTTTCTCAAGCTGCAGAAGCAAGATGTACAGGGACTCTTGCTGGGTGGTTCTCTGGTGGGCAAGATCTTGGAGATGTCACTGTCCAGAAGCATTTAGTTATGAGATGACCAAaaggcacagctgctgccattGCTTTTTGGCATCTAGCATGGAGCAACACTAAACCCTGAGTAATGCAACCTGAGAGATGGAGCAGCACTAGGCAGCAGGGCTTTCCCAGCAGTGTTCCGAAGGAGCAGGAACTAGTCAGCTAGTGTTGGCTGTCTTCCAGGCAACAGATTAGGAAAGACTAACTCCCACTTAAGCACAAATTACACCACTGGGTTATGTAACTAAACAGCCAGTCAGCCTGGGGACAGTCTGCTTCCATTTGTGCAGGTAATGGTGGTTCCTAGGACAGCTGAACCTGCCTGTAGTGCTTATACTATCTCGTCACGCTTGCATCACTGTCCTGTTGCTCCCAACAGTTCAGGCAGCCTAGATACCACAGCGCTATGTTACCACCTCTTCTGTTGCTACTaccttctcattttctggtCCCTCTCGGTAGCTGAGAGTTCTTGGCTGACCTCAGGACCTGTAGCAAGGAAGATGTGCTGGGTTCTAGTGTCTGAGAACAAGTTCAGTGCTGGCAGGTTAGGTTAGTGCACCTGGATGGACAGATGGCAGCTGTGTACATTTTTAGAAGTAAGAGAAAACTTTATGGCATAATATTGTGGTCTTTGGCAAATCAGTTCAGAATCAAACCACCTGCCAGCAGTGTGGAAATCAACAGCTGTGAAGAGTGTTCTGAACAGGAAGACCCTGAACCTGGCATCTCCTGGCTGTGTGGCAGTGGGATAGCTTTGTGGATGGGAAAGTGTGTTCTCTCCTTTGAACTGTGCTGCGAGAAGACTTGGGCTAGCAGAATTGCCTTTGCAATACTTTGGgtctgcctgccagcagcacctAGCATTGTGTTGCTGCCTATGACAGAAGGGTGCTCCTCTAATCTTTCTCCACTTTGGGGAGAGGAAGAATTCTTTCAAACAAGCTTCCTGAGATATGATTATTGTGGTAAACCAAGGAAAGTCAAGAGGCTGATGTCCCCTCAatctcttccctgcctccccattTCCTGGACACCTGCGATGGCGACTTGCTCTTAGAGTAGTTTCTGCCTGTGCAGACTTCAGCTGCACAAAGATACCAGGGCTGCAGCTTGTGCTTGTTTAACCATGTCTTGTGTTTTTAGCGGTAAACAGTCAATTGCCATCGACGACTGCACTTTCCACCAGTGTGTGAGGCTCAGCAAGTTTGATTCTGAGAGGAGCATCAGCTTCATTCCACCAGATGGAGAGTTTGAGCTCATGAGGTATGGTGGTGGGGGATGAATGGGCTGGTGTTGACATCTGCTTGCTGCTACGGTAGTGTTGCTGCTCTCAGGCAGACTTGCAGCCTTTGAGCACCTAACAATATGTActtgccttctttcttttcagagtgGAATCCAGCGGGTGTcccacaaataattttttttttttttttttaaacaaatgtggTAGGAGCCCAGCTGCGTGGTTTTCTTTGCCACAACCGTAGTGTTGGATGTGGGTTTCCTTACCCTTTAGCTTGCTGTAGctgggttgttttctttcttagtgCTTAAAAATGGTGTTTCTGAGCCAGGAACCATGTATAAAACTTGGGACTCAATAAACCACCACTGCCCTAGGGCAGCACAGATCTTAACTGCTGCTTCATTCTGAGATGACTCCATTTCTGGCTGATGTTTCTAAGCTGTTCCCTGTATACAGAGGCTGTCTCTTTAGGAAGGTGGTACAATTTGAGACCCTTAAGGGAGTTAACTGCCTCTCAGAGTTCACTGTTGCTTCCATCCCTGCAGATACCGAACCACTAAGGACATCATCCTTCCCTTCCGTGTGATTCCCCTGGTGCGGGAGGTGGGTCGGACCAAACTGGAAGTGAAGGTGGTGATCAAATCAAATTTCAAACCTTCCTTGCTGGCCCAGAAGATAGAGGTAAGAGAATAAAAACCTACAGTCTCTTGTGCCTGGGAATTGTGCCTCTAATTCATGTCCCCTGCCACGGAGTCATCACAGATGAGTCCTCAAGCTTGTACAGGACAAAAAGTGAACTTAATGCCCCACAGATGCATGgttctgctctgctgtggaaGGGAACTGCTATAGAGTAGGGAGGTGGAAGTTGTCTTCAGTTGTACCTTGGCAGAGGCCTCATTCTGTGTAGCAACTGTTGGCTTAATGTCTTGGCTGCTGTGAAAAGTTCATGTTCTGTCTGCATGATCTGATGGTACATCAGACAGGCAGCAGGCTATGAGCTGGGTAAGATAGGCTAAAGGTGGCTTTGCAGCTTAGCCATTGTCTGGGAAAGGCTTACTGTTGCAAAGCTAGGCTGTCCAGAGCTTGGTGCAACTAGACCTCCCTGGCCAGCCTGGCATCCTTCCTGAGCTCACCTGCCTGATGCTAGCCATGTTTTATGCAGCCTGAACCGGAGAGCTTTGCCCTGTTCCTCACTGACTGTTGTGGattctgaaaatgtgtttgaacCTTTACTTCAAAGCAAGAAACTGGAGAGCTAGCCTAGGATGCCTTGTGGTAGCTGATGTTCTTGAGATGTGAGAGAGATGGCCAAGGGGTCCAGGACAGGTGGTGGTCTCCTGAGACTGCACAGGGTGCCCAGGCTGCAGCCTCATTGACCCTGCTCACCAAAATCTGCCTTCTAGGTCCGGATCCCAACACCCCTCAATACCAGTGGAGTGCAAGTCATCTGTATGAAAGGGAAGGCAAAGTACAAGGCCAGTGAGAATGCCATTGTCTGGAAGTGAGTGAGTTTGTTGGGtctggggtgctgctggggcagggcagagtCTGTTTAGTCCTCCACTCTGCCCTGAGTACATGTAGTGAAGGGGGAATAAACTCAGGCACCTACTCACTCCTGGGCTTTCTCTGATAGGATAAAACGCATGGCTGGAATGAAGGAATCCCAGATCAGCGCGGAGATTGAATTGCTGCCCACCAATGACAAGAAGAAGTGGGCTCGACCCCCGATCTCTATGAACTTTGAGGTGaggccctgcctgccttccagGGTGTAGCTAACCTTAGAGGAGCTTTGTCAGTCTGGTCCCTTCTGCCCTCGTGGGAGTTACACAGGTGTTGAGTGCTCCCTGTCCCAAGCTGCCACATGGCTCTTTGTAGCATGGGGCCAGCCAAGTGGCAAAGgatattgaagaaaaaagccacTGGAGTCTTGTCATGGTATGCAGGGAGTAGGGAAGGGAACAGTGCCTCTTGGTGTCCATTTCTAGATGTGTAGCCAAGGGGTCCCCTGGCTTTTGTGTATGGACAGCATCTTACCCCTCTGCTCCAATGCTCTCTCTTGCCTTCCTCTTTCTCAATAGGTCCCATTTGCGCCCTCAGGGCTGAAGGTGCGCTACCTGAAAGTCTTTGAGCCAAAGCTGAACTACAGTGACCACGATGTGATAAAATGGGTGAGGTACATCGGCAGGAGTGGGATCTATGAGACCAGATGCTAGCCCCAGCAGGCTGGCAGGCTCCCTCTTCTCCAAGCCAtcctctgcctctcctcagTCTTCAAATACATTCAGAGAAAACATCTGCCTGGCCCGTCAATGCAGATTGAAAGCCCCTGTGGCTCAccctgggagtgaactggccTGCATGTGCTTGGTTACCAACCATGCTGCAGCTGAAGTTCAGAACCCAGCTGTGTGCAGGGGTGCAGtcagcctcctgctccctgtcccAGGGTGGGGAAGGGCTAGTCTAACTCCCATCCTCTCGTGATCTTTATAGGGAACGTACACCATTAAACTCCTCTTCTGTTGGTGTCTCACTACTTGCATCATATCCTAGTATTTTTGAAGTTCTTGTGCATATGTACTCGTAGAATAGACCTAAACATAGACTGGACAAATCTGAGTTGAAGTTACCCTGGCTTCTGTACTAGCTATTGCTGTTGTGGTAGATGTTGCTGGCCagtctgagatgcctggggtGGTGAAATTGTTGGGCCTCCACCAGAGGAGGTGGTGGGCTCGTCACATCTCACCACCACCTTATATTTCTTGCAAAGTCATCAGTATAGAGTCCTGCCATGGGAAGGTTTGTGACCAAAAAGGATGAGAGTCTAGACTCTtgctggtgtgtgtgtgggtggcGCAGCATTTCAGGTCATTAGAGCACTTACCCCCACCCACTACTGGCTCAAGCCAGTCTGTCCTCAAACTGGGAATGTGGCCCCTCTGTCCCAGGGAGCACGGGTCAGCTGTGCTCTGTCAGGATGGGAATAGGGTGTCTCCTTGGGGAATCTAAAATGCAGTTGGCAGTAAaatctccctgccccagcctgccctcTCCACACTTCTACCAAATGCTTCTGGGCCATAGGAATGCTGCTGCTACCCACAGTCCTGCTTCTGGTAGTGTGGTCTCCATTTTGTACACTTTGTGATTTGTCCAGCTCTGAATCTAATAAAGTATGTAGAATGGAGAAGGCTACCTGCGCTCCTGTTTGGGACTTGTGGTGCAAGAGCCTGGGCTGTGCTCTAGGCCTGTGCCAGTGTGCCTTTGGGCTTGCTTTTGTAGCCTCCCCAACCCTGGGCTACC is a window of Phalacrocorax aristotelis chromosome 7, bGulAri2.1, whole genome shotgun sequence DNA encoding:
- the AP2M1 gene encoding AP-2 complex subunit mu — protein: MIGGLFIYNHKGEVLISRVYRDDIGRNAVDAFRVNVIHARQQVRSPVTNIARTSFFHVKRSNIWLAAVTKQNVNAAMVFEFLYKMCDVMTAYFGKISEENIKNNFVLIYELLDEILDFGYPQNSETGALKTFITQQGIKSQTKEEQSQITSQVTGQIGWRREGIKYRRNELFLDVLESVNLLMSPQGQVLSAHVSGRVVMKSYLSGMPECKFGMNDKIVIEKQGKGTADETGKSGKQSIAIDDCTFHQCVRLSKFDSERSISFIPPDGEFELMRYRTTKDIILPFRVIPLVREVGRTKLEVKVVIKSNFKPSLLAQKIEVRIPTPLNTSGVQVICMKGKAKYKASENAIVWKIKRMAGMKESQISAEIELLPTNDKKKWARPPISMNFEVPFAPSGLKVRYLKVFEPKLNYSDHDVIKWVRYIGRSGIYETRC